The Amycolatopsis mongoliensis genome includes a window with the following:
- a CDS encoding ABC transporter substrate-binding protein, which yields MKARIPVLAAALLLVASGCSAGSSASVSAGPDTLSVGFSAEPANFDFTRTDGAAIPQALLYNVYEGLVKLDSQGKVVPLLAKSWTISPDRKTYDFQLRPGVKFSNGAPFTAEDVKFSLLRVKTDWTISIKSTMDVVDHVDVVAPDHARVVLSKPSNGWLFSLTSRLGAMFSPTGVADLANKPVGTGPYVVAARKRGDSVVLTANPAYWGRKPAYATVVLKYIKDPTALNNALYSNGIDVISAITAPDSIPQFQADDRFQVVQGTSNSEVTLAMNNARAPLNDVRVRQALTYAIDRKALLDTAWAGRGTLIGSMVPPTDPWYEDLANVHPFDPAKAEALLTEAHATNLNLRLRIPNLPYAVSAAQVVQSQLADVGVRTTIEPLDFPAVWLKQVFTDHDYDLSIIQHVEARDITTFGKPKYYWGYDSKRVQQLLAEADSGTPEQQVADMKQVARQLNTDAAADWLFLFPNVIVAKAKVGGFVQNQVSESFDLTGLAPR from the coding sequence ATGAAAGCCCGGATTCCCGTGCTGGCAGCGGCGCTGCTGCTCGTGGCGTCCGGCTGCTCGGCCGGCTCGTCGGCGAGCGTTTCCGCCGGCCCGGACACGCTTTCCGTCGGGTTCTCGGCGGAGCCGGCGAACTTCGACTTCACCCGTACCGACGGTGCGGCGATCCCGCAGGCGTTGCTCTACAACGTCTACGAAGGCCTGGTGAAGCTCGACTCGCAGGGCAAGGTCGTGCCGCTGCTCGCGAAGTCGTGGACGATCAGCCCGGACCGCAAGACCTACGACTTCCAGCTGCGGCCGGGCGTCAAGTTCAGCAACGGTGCGCCGTTCACCGCCGAGGACGTCAAGTTCTCCCTGCTGCGCGTGAAGACCGACTGGACGATCTCGATCAAGTCCACGATGGACGTCGTCGACCACGTCGACGTCGTCGCGCCGGACCACGCGCGGGTCGTGCTGTCGAAGCCGTCCAACGGCTGGCTGTTCAGCCTCACCAGCCGGCTCGGCGCGATGTTCAGCCCGACCGGGGTCGCGGATCTCGCGAACAAACCCGTCGGCACCGGTCCGTACGTCGTGGCCGCTCGCAAGCGCGGCGACTCCGTGGTGCTGACGGCGAATCCCGCCTACTGGGGCCGGAAACCGGCGTACGCCACGGTGGTCCTCAAGTACATCAAGGACCCGACCGCGCTGAACAACGCGCTCTACAGCAACGGGATCGACGTCATCTCCGCGATCACCGCGCCCGACTCGATCCCGCAGTTCCAGGCCGACGACCGGTTCCAGGTCGTCCAGGGCACGTCGAACAGCGAGGTCACGCTCGCGATGAACAACGCACGGGCGCCGCTGAACGACGTCCGCGTGCGCCAGGCGCTGACGTACGCGATCGACCGGAAGGCGTTGCTGGACACGGCGTGGGCGGGCCGCGGCACGCTGATCGGCAGCATGGTCCCGCCGACCGATCCCTGGTACGAGGACCTGGCGAACGTCCACCCGTTCGACCCGGCCAAGGCGGAAGCGCTGCTGACCGAGGCACACGCGACGAACCTGAACCTGCGGCTGCGGATCCCGAACCTGCCCTACGCGGTGTCGGCCGCGCAGGTCGTGCAGTCGCAGCTCGCCGACGTCGGTGTCCGGACCACGATCGAACCCCTCGACTTCCCGGCGGTGTGGCTCAAGCAGGTGTTCACCGACCACGACTACGACCTGTCGATCATCCAGCACGTCGAGGCCCGCGACATCACGACGTTCGGGAAGCCGAAGTACTACTGGGGCTACGACAGCAAGCGTGTCCAGCAGCTGCTCGCCGAAGCCGACAGCGGCACGCCGGAGCAGCAGGTCGCGGACATGAAGCAGGTGGCGCGGCAGCTGAACACCGACGCGGCCGCGGACTGGCTGTTCCTGTTCCCCAACGTCATCGTGGCGAAGGCGAAGGTCGGCGGGTTCGTGCAGAACCAGGTCAGCGAGTCGTTCGACCTCACCGGGCTGGCACCGCGATGA
- a CDS encoding HpcH/HpaI aldolase/citrate lyase family protein has translation MTELKPRRSVLYMPGANERALEKAKTIPADALILDLEDAVAPDAKEAARERVCAAASSGAYGTREVTIRVNGLDTEWHDADLRAAASAGPAAVVVPKVNSAAEVHNIERALELGGAPEHTKIWAMVETPVAMLHAEEIAAASERLTVLVMGTNDLAKELHAEFVPGRGPLLGGLSLCLLAARATGKAILDGVYNDVKDLAGFEEECKQGRQYGFDGKTLIHPGQVEPCNRIFAPSEEEIDRSRRIIEAFEKAGSGVVTVDGRMIENLHVDNARRVLALAEAVKS, from the coding sequence ATGACCGAGCTGAAGCCGAGACGCTCTGTTCTCTACATGCCCGGCGCGAACGAACGCGCGCTGGAGAAGGCCAAGACGATCCCGGCGGACGCGCTGATCCTCGACCTCGAGGACGCCGTCGCGCCGGACGCCAAGGAAGCCGCGCGCGAGCGGGTCTGCGCCGCCGCTTCTTCGGGTGCCTACGGCACGCGCGAAGTGACCATCCGGGTCAACGGCCTGGACACCGAGTGGCACGACGCCGACCTGCGCGCGGCCGCGTCGGCCGGGCCGGCCGCGGTGGTCGTGCCGAAGGTGAACTCGGCGGCCGAGGTGCACAACATCGAGCGGGCGCTGGAGCTGGGAGGGGCGCCGGAGCACACGAAGATCTGGGCGATGGTGGAGACGCCGGTCGCGATGCTGCACGCCGAGGAGATCGCGGCGGCGTCCGAGCGGCTGACCGTGCTGGTGATGGGCACGAACGACCTGGCCAAGGAGCTGCACGCGGAGTTCGTCCCGGGCCGCGGGCCGCTGCTCGGTGGGCTGTCGCTGTGCCTGCTGGCCGCGCGCGCGACCGGCAAGGCGATCCTCGACGGCGTCTACAACGACGTGAAGGACCTTGCCGGGTTCGAAGAGGAGTGCAAGCAGGGCCGCCAGTACGGCTTCGACGGCAAGACGCTCATCCACCCGGGCCAGGTCGAGCCGTGCAACCGGATCTTCGCACCGTCCGAAGAGGAGATCGACCGGTCGCGGCGGATCATCGAGGCTTTCGAGAAGGCCGGCAGCGGCGTAGTCACCGTGGACGGCCGGATGATCGAAAACCTGCACGTCGACAACGCGCGGCGGGTGCTGGCACTGGCCGAGGCCGTCAAGAGCTGA
- a CDS encoding amidase translates to MPELPDLTAVELVAQYRAKTLSPIEVTEAVLARIEAREPELHALYAYDPSAARDDAKASEARWASGEPLGPIDGVPLTLKENIATRGTPVPLGTAVTALVPAAEDAPAAARVRESGGVLLAKTTMPDYGMLTSGLSSFHATARNPWRTSATPGGSSAGAGAAAAAGYGPLHVGTDIGGSIRLPAGWCGLVGLKPSFGRVPVDPPFLGRVAGPMTRTVADTALLMSVLSAPDARDHLSLPPADLPWSALDGSLSGMRVGLHLDPGVGLPVDPATRDAVTAAARAFEAAGAIVEPVGPFLTREMLGGLDVFWRTRAWSDMSALPPDRRAKVLPYIADWAAGGAEVSGVDVYRGFAQIDAISVAALRASSAFDVVLSPTCPVAAPPAEWASPTNDPARPFEHIAFTVPYNMSGQPSVSLNCGYTDDGRPIGLQLTGRRFDDVGVLRVAAAYEGIREPQRPWPVG, encoded by the coding sequence ATGCCTGAGTTGCCCGACCTGACCGCTGTCGAACTCGTCGCGCAGTACCGCGCGAAGACGCTCTCGCCGATCGAGGTGACCGAAGCCGTTCTCGCACGCATCGAGGCGCGCGAGCCCGAGTTGCACGCGTTGTACGCGTACGACCCTTCGGCGGCTCGCGATGACGCGAAGGCGTCCGAGGCTCGCTGGGCGTCCGGCGAACCGCTGGGCCCGATCGACGGCGTCCCGCTGACGCTCAAGGAGAACATCGCCACGCGCGGCACCCCGGTACCGCTGGGCACGGCGGTCACCGCGCTGGTCCCCGCGGCCGAAGACGCACCGGCGGCCGCGCGGGTGCGCGAGTCCGGCGGCGTCCTGCTGGCCAAGACGACCATGCCGGACTACGGGATGCTGACGTCCGGGCTGTCGAGCTTCCACGCCACCGCGCGGAACCCGTGGCGGACGTCGGCCACGCCCGGCGGATCCAGCGCGGGCGCCGGGGCAGCGGCCGCCGCGGGGTACGGCCCGCTGCACGTCGGCACCGACATCGGCGGCTCGATCCGGCTGCCCGCGGGCTGGTGCGGGCTGGTCGGGCTCAAGCCCAGCTTCGGGCGCGTGCCGGTCGACCCGCCGTTCCTCGGGCGCGTCGCCGGCCCGATGACCCGCACGGTCGCCGACACGGCGTTGCTGATGAGCGTGCTGTCCGCGCCCGACGCACGTGACCACCTGAGCCTGCCGCCGGCCGACCTGCCGTGGTCGGCACTCGACGGCTCCCTGTCCGGGATGCGCGTCGGCCTGCACCTCGACCCCGGGGTCGGTCTCCCGGTGGACCCGGCGACGCGCGACGCGGTCACGGCGGCGGCCCGGGCCTTCGAGGCCGCGGGCGCGATCGTCGAGCCGGTCGGGCCGTTCCTCACGCGCGAGATGCTCGGCGGCCTGGACGTCTTCTGGCGCACGCGCGCCTGGTCGGACATGTCGGCTCTGCCGCCCGACCGGCGCGCGAAGGTCCTGCCCTACATCGCTGACTGGGCCGCGGGCGGCGCGGAAGTGTCCGGAGTGGACGTCTACCGGGGATTCGCCCAGATCGACGCGATCAGCGTGGCGGCCCTGCGCGCGTCCTCGGCGTTCGACGTGGTGCTGTCCCCGACGTGCCCGGTCGCGGCCCCGCCCGCCGAGTGGGCGTCCCCGACGAACGACCCGGCCCGCCCGTTCGAGCACATCGCGTTCACCGTGCCGTACAACATGTCCGGCCAGCCGTCGGTGTCCCTGAACTGCGGATACACCGACGACGGCCGCCCGATCGGCCTCCAGCTGACGGGCCGTCGCTTCGACGACGTAGGGGTGCTTCGCGTGGCAGCGGCGTATGAAGGCATTCGCGAGCCGCAACGTCCCTGGCCGGTGGGCTAG
- a CDS encoding ABC transporter permease, translated as MRSLVIGGVLVGLVVLAALLSFVWTPFDPVKVDAAHRLLGFGGANLFGTDKFGRDVLSQIMVGARTTLYVGVVAVGIAAVVGTPLGILAGMSPRWLGEFVMRVNDLGLAFPALLLAIMFGAVFGADTLTAMVAIGIATIPSFARIARSGTLQVMSTEFVLAARAGGRSRLTIAVRHVLPNISGLLIVQASVSFAIAVLAEAALSFLGFGTRPPTPSWGRMLQESQELLTVHPRLALVPGIAIAVAVLGFNLLGDGLRDRLDPRLAAKV; from the coding sequence ATGCGCAGTCTCGTCATCGGCGGGGTGCTCGTCGGCCTGGTCGTGCTGGCCGCGTTGCTGTCGTTCGTGTGGACGCCGTTCGACCCGGTGAAGGTCGACGCGGCGCACCGGCTCCTGGGGTTCGGGGGCGCGAACCTCTTCGGCACGGACAAGTTCGGCCGGGACGTGCTCAGCCAGATCATGGTCGGCGCGCGGACCACGCTGTACGTCGGCGTGGTCGCGGTCGGCATCGCCGCCGTCGTCGGCACGCCGCTGGGGATCCTCGCCGGGATGTCGCCGCGGTGGCTCGGCGAGTTCGTCATGCGGGTCAACGACCTCGGGCTGGCGTTCCCCGCGCTGCTGCTGGCGATCATGTTCGGCGCGGTGTTCGGGGCGGACACGCTGACCGCGATGGTCGCGATCGGCATCGCGACGATCCCGTCGTTCGCGCGGATCGCCCGGTCCGGGACGCTGCAGGTGATGAGCACCGAGTTCGTGCTCGCCGCCCGCGCCGGCGGCCGGTCGCGGCTGACCATCGCGGTGCGGCACGTGCTGCCGAACATCTCGGGACTGCTGATCGTGCAGGCGTCGGTGTCGTTCGCGATCGCCGTGCTCGCCGAAGCGGCGTTGTCGTTCCTCGGCTTCGGCACCCGGCCGCCGACGCCGTCGTGGGGCCGGATGCTGCAGGAGTCCCAGGAACTGCTGACCGTGCACCCGCGGCTGGCGCTGGTGCCGGGCATCGCGATCGCCGTCGCCGTGCTGGGCTTCAACCTCCTCGGCGACGGCCTGCGCGACCGCCTGGATCCCCGATTGGCGGCGAAGGTATGA
- a CDS encoding ABC transporter ATP-binding protein has translation MTLSVTGLSVSSLVRDVSFEIGAGERVGLIGESGSGKSLTALAIMGLLPEELRASGSIRLGGRELLGMSEKDLSRLRGDELAMVFQEPMTALNPAMRVGRQVTEPGRIHGRRHRAEDLLAAVGLPGTARAYPHQLSGGQRQRVVLAMALANEPSLLICDEPTTALDVTVQAQILSLVKTSLPAESALLFITHDLAVVASVCERVLVMLDGEIVEAGSTREVLTSPKHEYTRKLLDASDLEARR, from the coding sequence ATGACGCTCTCGGTCACGGGACTCAGTGTCTCTTCGCTCGTCCGCGACGTCTCGTTCGAGATCGGGGCGGGGGAGCGCGTCGGCCTGATCGGGGAGTCCGGGTCCGGGAAGTCGCTGACGGCGCTGGCGATCATGGGCCTGCTGCCCGAGGAACTGCGGGCGTCCGGCTCGATCCGGCTCGGCGGTCGCGAGCTGCTGGGAATGTCCGAAAAGGACCTGTCCCGGCTGCGCGGTGACGAGCTGGCCATGGTCTTCCAGGAGCCGATGACGGCGCTGAACCCGGCCATGCGCGTCGGCCGCCAGGTCACCGAGCCCGGCCGGATCCACGGTCGCCGCCATCGAGCCGAAGACCTGCTGGCAGCCGTCGGGCTGCCGGGCACCGCCCGCGCGTACCCGCACCAGCTGTCCGGCGGGCAGCGGCAGCGGGTGGTGCTGGCGATGGCGCTGGCCAACGAGCCGTCGCTGCTGATCTGCGACGAGCCGACCACCGCCCTCGACGTCACGGTGCAGGCGCAGATCCTTTCGCTCGTCAAGACGTCGTTGCCCGCCGAGAGTGCGTTGCTGTTCATCACGCACGACCTCGCGGTGGTCGCGTCGGTGTGCGAGCGCGTGCTGGTGATGCTGGACGGCGAGATCGTCGAAGCGGGCTCGACGCGCGAAGTGCTGACGTCGCCGAAGCACGAGTACACGCGGAAGCTCCTCGACGCCTCGGATCTGGAGGCCCGCCGATGA
- a CDS encoding CU044_5270 family protein — translation MTDLETLRAALLPDEPAQDVVDRSRHRLQNHMLGRRRKRVLPLAIGAGLAAAAAAVAVVVTAVPGPPAPPPPPQAVAPVDPGRQILLAAATAAERAQVGAGKYWHTTTKVGKATWEYWTTTDGQEWYRGEITHGKAKLLPRARPIRINGDDDVTLSTILALPADPAALRDWLADGLTRHGTPANQRDTAVLQSLIDLVSTVPAPPAVRAAAFRAIAAYPDVSALPDGKGVRLPGGGRLVVDPATGQVDGSSVFLGPDGQPAHDANGDTYAVSGEWTDDLPQ, via the coding sequence ATGACTGACCTGGAGACGCTGCGCGCCGCGCTGCTCCCCGACGAGCCGGCCCAGGACGTCGTCGACCGCAGCCGCCACCGGCTGCAGAACCACATGCTCGGCCGGCGCCGCAAGCGGGTGCTCCCGCTGGCGATCGGCGCCGGGCTCGCCGCCGCCGCGGCGGCCGTCGCGGTCGTGGTGACGGCCGTGCCCGGCCCGCCGGCCCCACCGCCGCCTCCCCAGGCGGTGGCGCCGGTCGACCCGGGCCGGCAGATCCTGCTGGCGGCGGCCACGGCCGCCGAGCGCGCACAGGTCGGCGCCGGCAAGTACTGGCACACGACGACGAAGGTGGGCAAGGCGACCTGGGAGTACTGGACGACCACCGACGGGCAGGAGTGGTACCGCGGCGAGATCACCCACGGCAAAGCCAAGCTCCTGCCCCGCGCCCGGCCCATCCGGATCAACGGCGACGACGACGTCACACTCAGCACGATCTTGGCGCTGCCCGCGGATCCGGCGGCCCTGCGCGACTGGCTCGCGGACGGGCTGACGCGGCACGGGACCCCCGCGAACCAGCGGGACACGGCGGTGCTCCAGTCCCTGATCGACCTGGTGTCCACCGTGCCGGCGCCCCCGGCGGTCCGGGCGGCGGCGTTCCGCGCGATCGCCGCGTACCCGGACGTGAGCGCGTTGCCGGACGGCAAGGGCGTGCGGCTGCCGGGCGGTGGCCGCCTCGTCGTCGACCCGGCGACCGGCCAGGTGGACGGGTCGTCGGTGTTCTTGGGCCCGGACGGTCAGCCGGCCCACGACGCGAACGGTGACACGTACGCGGTCAGTGGCGAGTGGACGGACGACCTGCCGCAGTGA
- a CDS encoding aldehyde dehydrogenase family protein: MTDHPDGLPVGADWVSTVDTGEIVFPYDGSVVGTAPIGTPELAARAVGEAVAVAREVASLPSRTRRKLLNDVAHALRERREEFENLLVLETGKPLVDCRVEVARTIVTWEAAAEEVSRLHGETVPLDLLPSGDGLVGFWKRKPIGVVVGIAGFNYPLLLASHKIAPAIAAGCPVIVKPAPQTPLATLRLVHLIRQLAPLPAMVQLVTGDAAVGAALTTDRRIGAVSFTGSAAVGHRIARDAAPTKTLLELGSNAALVVAEDADLEAAVDAVVRGGFYASGQACISVQRVLVVASVAAEFTERLLERLDEVVVGDPRDEKTRVSALIDPASTERVAAWIEKSGARQVGGGIDGTVLRPTVLLDVPDGVEVWDEEIFGPVVCVRTVSDVDEAFAAVNASRYGLHASVYSKSLNTAFRALDELEVGGVIVNEVPGFRSDTMPYGGVKDSGIGREGPRFAVEELTVTRMAVLRP; this comes from the coding sequence ATGACTGACCACCCGGACGGCCTGCCGGTCGGCGCGGACTGGGTGTCCACTGTGGATACCGGAGAAATCGTTTTCCCCTACGACGGGAGTGTCGTCGGCACCGCACCGATCGGGACGCCGGAGCTGGCTGCTCGTGCTGTCGGCGAGGCCGTCGCCGTCGCGCGCGAAGTGGCCTCGCTGCCTTCGCGGACTCGCCGCAAGCTGCTCAACGACGTCGCTCACGCCCTGCGGGAACGGCGCGAAGAGTTCGAGAACCTGCTCGTGCTGGAGACCGGCAAGCCGCTGGTCGACTGCCGCGTCGAGGTCGCGCGCACGATCGTCACGTGGGAAGCCGCCGCCGAAGAGGTGTCCCGGCTGCACGGCGAGACCGTGCCGCTGGACCTCCTGCCCTCGGGCGACGGGCTGGTCGGGTTCTGGAAGCGCAAGCCGATCGGCGTCGTCGTCGGCATCGCGGGCTTCAACTACCCGCTGCTGCTGGCGTCGCACAAGATCGCGCCCGCCATCGCCGCCGGCTGCCCGGTGATCGTCAAGCCGGCACCGCAGACGCCGTTGGCCACGCTCCGGCTGGTGCACCTGATCCGGCAGCTCGCCCCGCTGCCGGCGATGGTCCAGCTGGTCACCGGGGACGCCGCTGTCGGCGCGGCGTTGACGACCGACCGCCGGATCGGCGCGGTCTCGTTCACCGGCTCGGCCGCGGTCGGCCACCGCATCGCCCGCGACGCGGCCCCGACGAAGACCCTGCTGGAGCTGGGTTCGAACGCGGCGCTCGTCGTCGCGGAAGACGCCGACCTCGAGGCGGCGGTGGACGCCGTGGTGCGCGGCGGTTTCTACGCGTCCGGCCAGGCGTGCATTTCGGTGCAACGGGTCCTGGTCGTCGCGTCGGTGGCGGCCGAGTTCACCGAACGGCTCCTCGAGCGGCTGGACGAGGTCGTCGTCGGCGATCCCCGCGACGAGAAGACGCGGGTGTCCGCGCTGATCGACCCCGCTTCCACCGAACGCGTCGCCGCGTGGATCGAGAAGTCCGGCGCCCGCCAAGTCGGCGGTGGCATCGACGGCACAGTGCTGCGGCCGACCGTCCTGCTCGACGTCCCGGACGGTGTCGAGGTGTGGGACGAGGAGATCTTCGGCCCGGTCGTCTGCGTGCGCACGGTGTCCGATGTGGACGAAGCCTTCGCCGCGGTGAACGCGTCCCGCTACGGGCTCCACGCCAGCGTCTACAGCAAGTCCTTGAACACGGCGTTCCGCGCGCTCGACGAGCTGGAGGTCGGCGGCGTCATCGTCAACGAGGTGCCCGGCTTCCGCTCCGACACCATGCCCTACGGCGGCGTGAAGGACTCCGGCATCGGCCGCGAAGGGCCGCGGTTCGCGGTCGAAGAGCTGACCGTGACGAGGATGGCGGTGCTGCGCCCGTGA
- a CDS encoding ABC transporter ATP-binding protein, with product MIIEVRDLERRYARRDVHALRGVSFDVEAGQRFGIVGESGSGKSTLVRLLAALDKPTAGTVSFQGRRIDDVPERKLGFLRSELQIVFQDPMGSLDPRMRVADIISEPLGRRNPKLVDELLAAVGLPADAAGRYPHQFSGGQRQRISIARALAPNPSVLIADEPVSALDVSVRGQILDLLASLVEQFALTLIFVSHDLGVVRHVCDRVAVMRRGEIVELGAVEQVYDAPRHEYTRELLAAAPNLRAELARLSGGDDD from the coding sequence ATGATCATCGAAGTCCGCGACCTCGAACGGCGGTACGCCCGCCGGGACGTCCACGCGTTGCGCGGAGTCAGCTTCGACGTCGAAGCGGGACAGCGGTTCGGCATCGTCGGCGAGTCCGGCTCGGGCAAGTCCACGCTGGTGCGGCTGCTGGCCGCGCTGGACAAGCCGACCGCCGGCACGGTCTCGTTCCAAGGCCGGCGCATCGACGACGTCCCGGAGCGGAAGCTGGGTTTCCTTCGCTCCGAACTGCAGATCGTCTTCCAGGACCCGATGGGTTCGCTCGACCCGCGGATGCGCGTCGCCGACATCATCTCCGAACCGCTGGGGCGCCGGAACCCGAAGCTCGTCGACGAGCTGCTGGCGGCGGTCGGGCTCCCCGCGGACGCGGCGGGCCGGTACCCGCACCAGTTCTCCGGCGGCCAGCGGCAGCGGATCTCGATCGCCCGCGCGCTGGCGCCGAACCCGAGCGTGCTGATCGCCGACGAGCCGGTCAGCGCGCTGGACGTGTCCGTGCGCGGCCAGATCCTCGACCTGCTCGCGTCGTTGGTGGAGCAGTTCGCGCTGACGCTGATCTTCGTGTCGCACGACCTCGGCGTCGTCCGGCACGTGTGCGACCGCGTCGCGGTGATGCGCCGCGGCGAGATCGTCGAGCTGGGTGCCGTCGAGCAGGTCTACGACGCGCCGCGGCACGAGTACACCCGGGAGCTGCTGGCCGCCGCGCCGAACCTGCGTGCGGAACTCGCCCGGTTGAGCGGAGGTGACGATGACTGA
- a CDS encoding SDR family NAD(P)-dependent oxidoreductase, translating into MNYENLFRLDGRRAVVLGAGGIGREAARALAAHGADVVCADRDVEAARESGVGEVYEVDLLEPGAIDRAATDLGPQDIVVLTAATNVRKRLLDYTREEFDRVIALNLGVSFEVVRVFGADMVARGRGSIIGFSSIRGTTVEPGQGPYAATKAGLVQLLRTAAAEFGPAGVRVNAIAPGVVETPLTKQIKANPEWYAAYATKGALGRWARPDELAGAVVYLASDASSFVTGSVLAVDGGWTAVDGRFEPPAS; encoded by the coding sequence GTGAACTACGAGAACCTCTTCCGGCTGGACGGCCGCCGTGCGGTCGTGCTCGGCGCGGGAGGCATCGGCCGCGAAGCCGCGCGGGCCTTGGCCGCGCACGGTGCTGACGTCGTGTGCGCCGACCGCGACGTCGAAGCCGCACGCGAGTCCGGCGTCGGCGAGGTGTACGAGGTCGACCTGCTCGAACCCGGCGCGATCGACCGCGCGGCGACGGACCTCGGCCCGCAGGACATCGTCGTGCTGACCGCCGCGACGAACGTCCGCAAACGGTTGCTGGACTACACGCGGGAGGAGTTCGACCGCGTCATCGCGCTGAACCTCGGGGTGTCGTTCGAGGTCGTCCGCGTCTTCGGAGCCGACATGGTCGCGCGGGGGCGGGGGAGCATCATCGGTTTCTCGTCGATCCGCGGGACGACCGTCGAACCCGGTCAGGGCCCGTACGCGGCGACGAAAGCCGGGCTCGTCCAGCTGCTCCGGACGGCCGCCGCGGAGTTCGGCCCGGCCGGGGTGCGGGTCAACGCGATCGCCCCCGGCGTCGTCGAGACTCCGCTGACCAAGCAGATCAAGGCGAACCCGGAGTGGTACGCCGCGTACGCGACGAAGGGTGCGTTGGGCCGCTGGGCGCGTCCGGACGAGCTCGCCGGCGCCGTCGTGTACCTCGCTTCGGACGCTTCGTCGTTCGTGACCGGCTCCGTGCTCGCGGTCGACGGCGGCTGGACCGCCGTCGACGGCCGCTTCGAACCGCCCGCCTCGTGA
- a CDS encoding RNA polymerase sigma factor codes for MTAAPVTDIEQFTEVHDRYFAAVHRYVAGRLGAQAAEDVAAETFLVAYDRRKTFDVSRGDLRAWLFGIATNLVSRHRRKEARHYRALARIEVPRPAEGHENRVALSGQLAKALSRLTSGERDVLLLVALGDLGYAEVAQALGISPGTVGSRLTRARKKLTPVLAPEALDD; via the coding sequence ATGACGGCGGCCCCGGTGACCGACATCGAGCAGTTCACCGAGGTGCACGACCGGTACTTCGCGGCCGTCCACCGGTACGTGGCGGGGCGGCTCGGGGCCCAGGCCGCGGAGGACGTCGCTGCCGAGACGTTCCTCGTCGCCTACGACCGCCGGAAGACGTTCGACGTCAGCCGCGGCGACCTGCGGGCCTGGCTGTTCGGCATCGCGACGAACCTCGTGTCGAGGCATCGCCGCAAGGAGGCCCGCCACTACCGCGCGCTCGCGCGGATCGAGGTGCCCCGGCCCGCCGAAGGCCACGAAAACCGCGTCGCCTTGAGCGGGCAACTGGCGAAAGCGTTGTCGCGGCTGACCTCGGGTGAGCGTGACGTGCTGCTGCTCGTGGCATTGGGCGACCTCGGCTACGCGGAAGTCGCCCAGGCACTCGGCATCTCCCCGGGCACGGTGGGCTCCCGGCTGACGCGCGCCCGCAAGAAGCTCACCCCCGTTCTCGCCCCGGAGGCCCTCGATGACTGA
- a CDS encoding ABC transporter permease produces MTARVLRRVAIFVVSVLVASIVVFLFMAVLPGDPAQVALGVNATPELLAKTRAEFGIDRPLVTQYFDWIGGVLHGDFGRSYVTRDAIGPQLLDRLGVTLWLVGAGMVVALVIAVPAGSFAAVKHRKASGASVSGLSQVGVAIPAFLAGIILVQIFAVQLRWLPSGGWTPPDQDAGEFVRGLILPALSLGLVQGAVLTRYVRSAVLDTLGQDYLRTARSKGLRPGQALVRHGLRNASVPVVTVLGLQLATLLIGAVVVERVFVLPGLGSMLLDAVAARDLLTVQGIVLVLVVGVLLINFVVDVLYTVLDPRLRGS; encoded by the coding sequence ATGACGGCCAGGGTGCTGCGCCGGGTGGCGATCTTCGTGGTCAGCGTGCTGGTCGCGTCGATCGTGGTGTTCCTGTTCATGGCCGTGCTGCCGGGCGATCCGGCGCAGGTCGCGCTCGGCGTCAACGCGACGCCGGAGCTGCTGGCCAAGACGCGCGCGGAGTTCGGCATCGACCGGCCGCTGGTCACGCAGTACTTCGACTGGATCGGTGGCGTGCTGCACGGCGACTTCGGCCGCTCGTACGTCACCCGCGACGCGATCGGCCCGCAGCTGCTCGACCGGCTCGGCGTCACGCTCTGGCTGGTCGGCGCCGGCATGGTGGTGGCGCTGGTGATCGCCGTGCCGGCCGGGTCGTTCGCCGCGGTGAAGCACCGGAAGGCCTCCGGTGCGAGCGTTTCCGGGTTGTCGCAGGTCGGTGTCGCGATCCCCGCGTTCCTCGCCGGGATCATCCTCGTGCAGATCTTCGCCGTGCAGCTGCGCTGGCTGCCGTCGGGCGGGTGGACACCGCCGGACCAGGACGCCGGCGAGTTCGTCCGCGGGCTGATCCTCCCGGCGTTGTCGCTGGGCCTGGTGCAGGGCGCGGTGCTCACGCGCTACGTGCGCTCGGCCGTGCTCGACACGCTGGGCCAGGACTACCTCCGGACCGCGCGGTCGAAGGGCTTGCGGCCGGGACAGGCTTTGGTGCGCCACGGCTTGCGCAACGCGTCGGTCCCGGTGGTCACCGTGCTGGGGTTGCAGCTGGCGACGCTGCTGATCGGCGCGGTCGTCGTCGAGCGCGTGTTCGTGCTGCCGGGCCTGGGCTCGATGCTGCTGGACGCCGTCGCCGCCCGCGACCTGCTGACCGTGCAGGGCATCGTGCTCGTGCTGGTGGTCGGCGTGCTGCTGATCAATTTCGTCGTCGATGTCCTCTACACCGTGCTCGACCCGCGATTGCGAGGTTCGTGA